One Streptomyces fagopyri DNA window includes the following coding sequences:
- a CDS encoding trans-sulfuration enzyme family protein, whose amino-acid sequence MDADIRGTRDTGIGSGGGPGPGGDTRTGTGVTHIDNGPDAGTAGTGLVGTGIPDPRGGSRPRTRALATEAVHAGREDLARDGLHAAPIDLSTTYPSYDSRGEAARIDAFAADGAEPVGPPVYGRLGNPTVARFETALARLEGTESAVAFASGMAALSAVLLVRNAMGLRHVVAVRPLYGCSDHLLTAGLLGSEVTWVDPAGIEDALRPDTGLVMVESPANPTLAEIDLRAVAHACGSVPLLADNTFATPVLQRPAEQGARLVLHSATKYLGGHGDVMAGVVACDEEFAGRLRQVRFATGGVLHPLAGYLLLRGLSTLPVRVRAASASAAELAGRLAADPRVARVHYPRIGGAMIAFEVHGDPHEVIAGVRLITPAVSLGSVDSLIQHPASISHRIVAEGDRRGAGVSDRLLRLSVGLEDVEDLWADLDGALGHATEVRAVQEGGRSPRERQQHAGSATG is encoded by the coding sequence ATGGACGCGGACATACGCGGCACGCGCGACACCGGTATCGGTTCCGGCGGCGGTCCCGGTCCCGGCGGCGACACCCGTACCGGTACCGGGGTGACCCACATCGACAACGGGCCCGACGCCGGTACCGCCGGTACCGGGCTCGTCGGCACCGGAATCCCCGACCCCCGGGGCGGTTCCCGTCCCCGTACCCGTGCGCTGGCCACCGAGGCCGTGCACGCGGGTCGGGAGGATCTCGCCCGCGACGGGCTGCACGCCGCACCGATAGACCTGTCGACCACCTACCCCTCGTACGACAGCCGGGGCGAAGCCGCCCGCATCGACGCGTTCGCGGCCGACGGTGCGGAACCGGTGGGTCCGCCCGTGTACGGCCGCCTCGGCAACCCGACCGTCGCGCGTTTCGAGACCGCCCTCGCCCGGCTCGAAGGGACCGAGAGCGCGGTCGCGTTCGCCAGCGGCATGGCCGCCTTGAGCGCCGTCCTGCTCGTACGCAACGCGATGGGCCTGCGCCACGTCGTCGCCGTGCGCCCCCTGTACGGATGCAGCGACCACCTGCTCACCGCCGGGCTGCTCGGCTCCGAGGTGACCTGGGTCGACCCCGCGGGCATCGAGGACGCCCTGCGCCCGGACACCGGCCTGGTCATGGTCGAGTCCCCGGCCAACCCGACGCTCGCCGAGATAGACCTGCGCGCCGTCGCGCACGCCTGCGGCTCCGTACCGCTGCTCGCCGACAACACCTTCGCCACGCCGGTGCTGCAACGCCCCGCGGAGCAGGGCGCGCGCCTGGTCCTGCACAGCGCCACCAAGTACCTGGGCGGCCACGGGGACGTCATGGCCGGAGTGGTCGCCTGCGACGAGGAGTTCGCCGGGCGGCTGCGCCAGGTGCGGTTCGCCACCGGTGGCGTCCTGCATCCGCTGGCCGGGTATCTGCTGCTGCGAGGACTGTCGACCCTGCCGGTACGGGTCCGGGCCGCGTCCGCGAGCGCCGCCGAACTCGCCGGCCGGCTCGCCGCCGACCCACGCGTCGCCCGCGTCCACTACCCGCGGATCGGCGGCGCCATGATCGCCTTCGAGGTGCACGGCGACCCGCACGAGGTCATCGCCGGAGTCCGCCTGATCACCCCTGCGGTCAGCCTGGGCAGCGTCGACAGCCTGATCCAGCATCCGGCGTCCATCAGCCACCGGATCGTGGCCGAGGGCGACCGTCGCGGCGCGGGCGTGAGCGACCGCCTGCTGCGCCTGTCGGTGGGGCTCGAGGACGTGGAGGACCTGTGGGCCGACCTGGACGGCGCGCTGGGACACGCGACGGAGGTACGCGCGGTGCAGGAAGGGGGCCGCAGCCCGCGGGAGCGACAGCAACACGCGGGTTCGGCCACCGGGTGA
- a CDS encoding GNAT family N-acetyltransferase, whose protein sequence is MSDVTRARHGRPVHHWRRDVVELAALFTAVTVADAVANLIGHGPDGAALLVISAAVLVATAGFHTWWARRHGHAPPPDHTGARTIADGRRSGRRGQPGKTERTTEAGEAEETEDAGAAPETAAGATVLWRMRTTVKDEPGSLAALCTALAHRRVDILSLQTHPLAEGTVDEFLLRAPAQLAASEITRALSLAGGTGTWIERADAHDLVDAPTRVLGLATRTALDAAELPLALRQLLGRCTIRSLPARSPGSGRAVEGAPVEGALEDTVMRLRAPEGGVITVERPYLPFTPTEFARARALVELDARLGPRIPRGQDMLTLPEGNEITVRRVDVSDLEAAKAMHERCSSRTLNMRYHGPVKDADRYLNHLLSPRFGRTLAVRTPSGRMVGLGHLLWDGDETEIALLVEDDWQRRGIGAELLGRLVAMAVEAGCDSVYAVTQASNTGMVAAMRGLELPLDYQIEEGTLVITARLDTTPGTSALPYVQEQEQEQGRHGAPRGERITRD, encoded by the coding sequence ATGTCTGATGTGACCCGTGCGAGGCACGGTCGTCCTGTGCACCACTGGCGGCGGGACGTCGTGGAACTCGCCGCGCTGTTCACGGCCGTCACGGTCGCGGACGCCGTCGCCAACCTGATCGGGCACGGCCCCGACGGGGCCGCCCTGCTGGTGATCTCGGCCGCCGTCCTGGTCGCCACGGCCGGATTCCACACATGGTGGGCACGCCGCCACGGTCACGCGCCGCCGCCGGACCATACCGGTGCCCGGACGATCGCCGACGGGCGGCGGTCCGGGCGGCGCGGTCAGCCCGGGAAGACCGAAAGGACCACGGAGGCCGGGGAGGCAGAGGAGACCGAGGACGCCGGGGCGGCACCGGAGACCGCCGCCGGGGCGACGGTGCTGTGGCGGATGCGGACCACGGTCAAGGACGAGCCGGGTTCACTGGCGGCACTCTGCACGGCGCTGGCGCACCGGCGGGTCGACATCCTCAGCCTGCAGACACACCCGCTCGCGGAAGGGACCGTGGACGAGTTCCTGCTGCGCGCTCCCGCGCAGCTGGCCGCGTCCGAGATCACCCGCGCGCTCTCCCTGGCGGGCGGCACCGGCACCTGGATCGAACGGGCCGACGCCCACGATCTGGTGGACGCGCCCACCCGCGTCCTGGGACTGGCCACGCGAACCGCTCTGGACGCGGCGGAACTTCCGCTGGCCCTCCGGCAGTTGCTCGGTCGCTGCACCATCCGTTCGCTGCCGGCCAGGTCTCCCGGATCGGGCCGGGCGGTAGAAGGAGCGCCGGTCGAAGGAGCGCTGGAAGACACGGTGATGCGGCTGCGCGCACCGGAGGGTGGGGTGATCACGGTGGAGCGGCCGTACCTGCCGTTCACGCCGACCGAGTTCGCGCGGGCGCGGGCGCTGGTCGAGCTGGACGCGCGCCTGGGTCCGCGCATCCCCCGGGGCCAGGACATGCTGACGTTGCCGGAGGGCAACGAGATCACCGTCCGCCGCGTCGACGTCTCCGATCTGGAGGCCGCGAAGGCGATGCACGAGCGCTGCTCGTCACGCACACTGAACATGCGGTACCACGGGCCGGTCAAAGACGCCGACCGCTATCTGAACCACCTGCTCAGCCCGCGCTTCGGCCGTACTCTCGCCGTCCGGACACCGTCGGGGCGCATGGTCGGGCTCGGCCACCTCCTCTGGGACGGTGACGAGACCGAGATCGCACTGCTCGTCGAGGACGACTGGCAGCGGCGCGGCATCGGTGCCGAACTGCTCGGCCGTCTGGTGGCGATGGCGGTCGAGGCGGGGTGCGACAGCGTGTACGCCGTCACGCAGGCCTCCAACACCGGGATGGTCGCCGCGATGCGGGGTCTGGAGCTGCCCCTCGACTACCAGATCGAGGAGGGCACCCTCGTGATCACGGCCCGCCTGGACACGACACCGGGGACGTCCGCGCTTCCGTACGTCCAGGAGCAGGAGCAGGAGCAGGGCCGGCACGGGGCGCCGCGCGGCGAGCGGATCACTCGGGACTAG
- a CDS encoding alkaline phosphatase D family protein, with protein MSHRPQGPLPLPGRRGVLRGTLAASAALALPTALGAAPALALSGRPRAGWGVQAGDVSADSGLVWVRSDRPARMIVETSATESFRNPRRWHGPLLGADTDFTGTTRLRGLPSGEQIHYRVLLADADDPRRTGEPVTGTFRTAPAKRRRDVRFVWSGDLAGQGWGINESIGGYRIFDAMAKVDPDFFLCSGDNIYADGTIAATAPLPDGSVYRNVTTEEKSHVAVTLADYRGNFRYNLLDSALRRFNAQVPNVIQWDDHEVRNNWYPGEVIGAGTPYPAGTALDDLAVRSRRAFSEYFPISSISGRPDGRIYRTVHHGPLLDVFVLDMRTYRNANSADDQTTDPQGILGREQLEWLKRELAASRAVWKVIANDMPLGLVVPDANEGRPNFEAVAQGDPGAPLGRELQIAELLRFVKHRRITGTVWLTADVHHTSAQHYHPSRAAFKDFEPFWEFVSGPLNAGAFPASALDGTFGPDRVFVKAPTASNVSPAEGYQFFGEVDINGDSGELTVRLREQDGSVLFTQVLQPGRVGQ; from the coding sequence ATGTCACACCGTCCGCAAGGCCCCCTCCCGCTCCCCGGCCGCCGCGGCGTGCTGCGCGGCACGCTGGCCGCCTCGGCCGCGCTGGCGCTGCCCACCGCGCTCGGCGCCGCCCCGGCGCTGGCCCTGTCCGGACGGCCGAGGGCCGGCTGGGGCGTCCAGGCCGGCGACGTGAGCGCGGACTCCGGTCTGGTCTGGGTCCGTTCCGACCGTCCGGCCCGGATGATCGTCGAGACGTCCGCCACCGAATCGTTCCGCAACCCGCGCAGGTGGCACGGTCCGCTGCTCGGCGCGGACACCGACTTCACCGGGACGACACGGCTGCGCGGACTGCCCTCCGGCGAGCAGATCCACTACCGCGTCCTGCTCGCCGACGCCGACGACCCCCGGCGTACCGGCGAGCCGGTGACGGGCACCTTCCGGACCGCGCCCGCGAAGCGGCGCCGGGACGTGCGGTTCGTCTGGTCCGGTGACCTGGCCGGACAGGGCTGGGGCATCAACGAGTCGATCGGCGGCTACCGGATCTTCGACGCCATGGCGAAGGTGGATCCGGACTTCTTCCTGTGCAGCGGCGACAACATCTACGCCGACGGCACGATCGCGGCCACCGCACCGCTTCCGGACGGCAGCGTCTACCGGAACGTCACCACCGAGGAGAAGTCGCACGTCGCGGTGACCCTCGCCGACTACCGGGGCAACTTCCGCTATAACCTGCTGGATTCGGCGCTGCGCCGCTTCAACGCCCAGGTGCCGAACGTCATCCAGTGGGACGACCACGAGGTCCGCAACAACTGGTATCCCGGAGAGGTCATCGGAGCCGGCACGCCCTACCCGGCCGGCACGGCGCTGGACGACCTGGCGGTCCGTTCCCGGCGTGCCTTCTCCGAGTACTTCCCGATCTCCTCGATCAGCGGGCGCCCGGACGGCAGGATCTACCGGACCGTCCACCACGGACCGCTCCTGGACGTGTTCGTGCTGGACATGCGTACCTACCGGAACGCCAACTCGGCCGACGACCAGACCACCGACCCACAGGGCATCCTCGGGCGAGAACAACTGGAATGGCTCAAGCGCGAGCTGGCCGCGTCGCGCGCGGTGTGGAAGGTGATCGCCAACGACATGCCGCTCGGCCTTGTCGTGCCCGACGCCAACGAGGGCAGGCCGAACTTCGAGGCCGTCGCACAGGGCGACCCGGGCGCTCCGCTCGGCCGCGAACTGCAGATCGCGGAACTGCTGCGCTTCGTCAAGCACCGCAGGATCACCGGAACGGTGTGGCTGACCGCCGACGTGCACCACACCTCGGCGCAGCACTACCACCCGTCGCGCGCCGCGTTCAAGGACTTCGAGCCCTTCTGGGAGTTCGTCTCCGGACCGCTCAACGCGGGCGCCTTCCCGGCGAGCGCCCTCGACGGCACCTTCGGACCGGACCGGGTCTTCGTCAAGGCGCCCACGGCCTCCAACGTCTCGCCGGCCGAGGGTTACCAGTTCTTCGGCGAGGTCGACATCAACGGCGACAGCGGGGAGTTGACGGTGCGTCTGCGGGAACAGGACGGCAGCGTGCTGTTCACACAGGTGCTCCAGCCGGGCCGTGTGGGTCAGTAG
- the pdxR gene encoding MocR-like pyridoxine biosynthesis transcription factor PdxR, producing the protein MTSSRTTHGGPADGASGVRAPSGPGPAGPAPWTAAWELLLPTASAPTRARGRTLQAALREAVRTGRLAPGTRLPSTRELAVDLGVSRGLVTEAYEQLTAEGYLRSGRGAGTWVGDAVRAGRPGARDLAPRPTGGGADFLPGTPDLSLFPRAAWAATQRAVLAELPHHALGYPDPRGLPRLRTAMAELLVRRRGVVADPERVVVVSGVAQAMTLLGFVLHARGMRAVGVEDPGSPEHGALYASAAVGTVALPLDGEGLAMGPLRASGVRAVVTTPAHQFPSGIAYSARRRAELLDWARSVEGLVIEDDYDGDFRYDRAPVGALQGLDPERVAYTGSVSKSLAPGLRLGWLLAPASLAGEVVARKRTMDLGNPVVDQALLARFVERGDYDRQLRRCRRAYRERRDALVSALAERFPGTEVSGIAAGLHVIAALPKRYGPVDDFLARATAAGVAVRPLLDYEQAVRTGGVRLVLGYAHLSPARIREGVRLLAEAVRGGAAG; encoded by the coding sequence ATGACGTCATCGAGGACCACTCACGGCGGGCCGGCCGACGGCGCCTCAGGTGTCCGCGCCCCGAGCGGCCCCGGTCCGGCGGGTCCCGCACCGTGGACGGCCGCCTGGGAACTGCTGCTGCCGACCGCCTCGGCGCCGACGCGCGCGCGAGGCCGAACGCTTCAGGCCGCGCTGCGGGAGGCGGTCCGTACGGGCCGGCTGGCGCCGGGCACCCGGCTGCCGTCCACCCGCGAACTGGCCGTCGATCTCGGTGTGTCGCGGGGGCTGGTCACGGAGGCGTACGAGCAGTTGACCGCGGAGGGGTACCTGCGCAGCGGGCGGGGCGCGGGGACCTGGGTCGGCGACGCCGTCCGAGCGGGCCGTCCGGGCGCCCGCGATCTCGCCCCGCGGCCCACCGGGGGCGGCGCCGACTTCCTTCCCGGGACACCGGACCTGTCCCTGTTCCCGCGTGCCGCCTGGGCCGCCACCCAGCGCGCGGTGCTCGCCGAACTGCCGCACCACGCACTGGGTTACCCCGATCCGCGTGGTCTGCCCCGGCTGCGCACGGCCATGGCGGAACTGCTCGTGCGACGCCGTGGCGTGGTCGCCGACCCGGAGCGCGTCGTCGTGGTCTCCGGGGTCGCGCAGGCGATGACGCTGCTCGGATTCGTCCTCCACGCGCGCGGGATGCGCGCCGTCGGTGTCGAGGACCCCGGCAGCCCCGAGCACGGTGCCCTGTACGCCTCGGCCGCGGTCGGCACCGTGGCGCTTCCCCTGGACGGGGAGGGGCTGGCCATGGGACCGCTGCGGGCGTCGGGCGTACGAGCCGTGGTGACGACGCCCGCCCATCAGTTCCCGTCGGGAATCGCGTACTCGGCGCGGCGCCGCGCCGAACTCCTCGACTGGGCACGGTCGGTGGAGGGGCTGGTGATCGAGGACGACTACGACGGGGACTTCCGCTACGACCGGGCTCCCGTGGGGGCACTTCAGGGCCTCGATCCCGAGCGTGTCGCCTACACGGGGTCGGTCAGCAAGTCGCTCGCGCCCGGCCTGCGGCTCGGCTGGCTGCTCGCACCGGCGTCGCTCGCCGGGGAGGTCGTCGCGCGCAAGCGCACCATGGATCTGGGCAACCCCGTCGTCGATCAGGCGCTCCTGGCCCGTTTCGTGGAGCGGGGCGACTACGACCGGCAGCTGCGCCGGTGCCGGCGCGCCTACCGGGAACGGCGGGACGCCCTCGTCTCCGCCCTCGCCGAGCGCTTTCCCGGTACGGAGGTGTCCGGGATCGCGGCGGGTCTGCACGTCATCGCCGCGCTGCCGAAACGGTACGGGCCGGTGGACGACTTCCTGGCCCGGGCGACCGCGGCCGGGGTGGCGGTGCGTCCGCTGTTGGACTACGAACAGGCGGTGCGGACGGGTGGCGTTCGTCTGGTCCTCGGTTACGCGCACCTGTCCCCCGCGCGGATCCGGGAAGGGGTGAGGCTGCTGGCGGAGGCGGTACGGGGTGGGGCCGCCGGGTGA
- a CDS encoding alpha/beta fold hydrolase, protein MSATVSFSLPSAHGPKTVTMSYARVGTGEPLLLLHGIGHHRQAWDPVVHILAAEREVIAVDLPGFGASPALPDGLTHDLGTVVPALGALCEALELDRPHVAGNSLGGLLALELGREKLVRSVTALSPAGFWTTAERRYAFGVLLAMRQGARRLPLPAVERLSRTAAGRAALTSTIYARPGRRSPEAVVAETLALAHAEGFTETLRAGISVRFTDDVPGLPVTVAWGARDRLLLRRQGVRAKQIIPRARLVRLPGCGHVPMNDDPALVARVILDGSR, encoded by the coding sequence ATGTCCGCCACGGTCTCCTTCAGCCTCCCCTCCGCGCACGGCCCGAAGACCGTGACCATGTCCTACGCGCGCGTGGGCACCGGAGAACCGCTGCTCCTGCTGCACGGCATCGGTCACCACCGGCAGGCCTGGGACCCGGTCGTCCACATCCTGGCGGCCGAGCGCGAGGTGATAGCCGTCGACCTGCCCGGGTTCGGCGCGTCGCCCGCGCTGCCCGACGGGCTCACCCACGATCTCGGCACGGTGGTACCCGCGCTCGGCGCGCTGTGCGAGGCGCTGGAACTCGACCGGCCGCACGTGGCGGGCAACTCGCTGGGCGGGCTCCTGGCCCTGGAGCTGGGCCGCGAGAAGCTCGTACGGTCCGTCACCGCGCTGTCCCCCGCCGGTTTCTGGACGACGGCCGAGCGGCGGTACGCCTTCGGGGTGCTGCTGGCGATGCGGCAGGGCGCGCGCCGCCTGCCTCTTCCCGCGGTCGAACGCCTCTCGCGCACGGCGGCCGGTCGGGCCGCCCTGACCAGCACCATCTACGCCCGGCCCGGCCGCCGTTCACCCGAGGCCGTCGTCGCCGAGACCCTTGCGCTGGCCCACGCCGAGGGATTCACCGAGACGCTGCGGGCCGGCATCTCCGTCCGGTTCACGGACGACGTCCCGGGGCTGCCCGTCACCGTGGCCTGGGGCGCCCGGGACCGGCTGCTGCTGCGCCGTCAGGGCGTCCGTGCCAAGCAGATCATTCCCCGGGCCCGGCTGGTGCGGCTGCCCGGCTGCGGGCACGTCCCGATGAACGACGACCCCGCGCTCGTCGCCCGCGTCATTCTCGACGGCAGCCGCTGA
- the sigJ gene encoding RNA polymerase sigma factor SigJ, with translation MTTDIATEVFEEHRSVLMGVAYRMLGRVADAEDVVQEAWLRWSGVDRSEIREPRGYLVRVTTRLAIDRLRQVKSRNEAYVGPWLPEPYATDFGNLGNPRNPGNFEGTVEDTAERAVLADSVSLAVLVVLESLSPLERAVFVLREAFGFPYAEIAAVLDRGEPAVRQLAGRARKHVGERRPRYEVDPAERRDLTERFLAAASEGDLEGLMSLLAPDVRLIGDSGGLSKAPLRVIETADKVGRFLLGVARKNVTDLSFRLLELNGGAAMLILSGDEPDSVFQLDVVDGRIQCVYIVRNPEKLVSLGNQ, from the coding sequence GTGACCACCGACATCGCGACCGAGGTCTTCGAAGAACACCGCTCCGTCCTCATGGGCGTCGCCTACCGCATGCTGGGGCGGGTGGCCGACGCGGAGGACGTGGTCCAGGAGGCCTGGCTCCGCTGGTCGGGCGTGGACCGGAGCGAGATCCGCGAACCGCGCGGCTACCTGGTGCGGGTCACCACCCGGCTCGCCATCGACCGGCTGCGCCAGGTCAAGTCGCGCAACGAGGCCTACGTGGGCCCGTGGCTCCCCGAACCGTACGCCACCGACTTCGGGAACCTCGGCAACCCCCGGAACCCGGGGAACTTCGAGGGCACGGTCGAGGACACCGCCGAGCGGGCCGTGCTCGCCGACTCCGTCTCCCTCGCCGTCCTCGTCGTCCTGGAGTCGCTGTCCCCCCTGGAACGCGCGGTGTTCGTGCTCAGGGAGGCCTTCGGGTTCCCGTACGCGGAGATCGCCGCCGTCCTGGACCGCGGCGAGCCGGCGGTGCGCCAGCTCGCGGGACGGGCCCGCAAGCACGTCGGGGAGAGGCGCCCGCGCTACGAGGTCGACCCGGCCGAACGCCGTGATCTGACCGAACGGTTCCTCGCCGCGGCGTCGGAGGGGGACCTGGAGGGGCTCATGTCCCTGCTGGCCCCGGACGTCCGGCTGATCGGCGACAGCGGTGGCCTGTCCAAGGCGCCGCTGCGGGTCATCGAAACGGCCGACAAGGTGGGCCGCTTCCTCCTCGGAGTCGCGCGGAAGAACGTCACCGACCTCTCGTTCCGCCTCCTGGAGCTCAACGGCGGCGCGGCGATGCTGATCCTGTCCGGCGACGAGCCCGACAGCGTCTTTCAACTGGACGTCGTGGACGGCCGGATCCAGTGCGTCTACATCGTGCGCAACCCGGAGAAGCTGGTGTCCCTGGGCAACCAGTAG
- a CDS encoding GntR family transcriptional regulator: MGTTQLETVPEPKYWHLRTVLSEALDSEFSVGEILPNERDLAARFGVARATLRQALEQLELEGRLQRRRGVGTTVAPPRVGVAVGSEQHVWPGAVGDAWQPTDCATAVPPAAVADALRTGHDVAVHTIRRSRGTHGQPVAAELLYVPAGSVPDLSAIDAPVGAARARAVLRELQRLELDGQDRAVELGSAGADDAKELDRLPGAPVLVVTTRFYARGRTAAVSVATYRADTCRLTFGDSGGVEIHHDPERRAS; this comes from the coding sequence GTGGGGACCACGCAGTTGGAAACGGTGCCGGAGCCGAAGTACTGGCATCTCAGGACGGTGCTCAGCGAGGCACTGGACTCGGAGTTCTCGGTGGGCGAGATCCTGCCCAACGAGCGCGATCTCGCGGCCAGGTTCGGGGTCGCCAGGGCCACCCTGCGCCAGGCACTCGAACAGCTCGAGCTCGAAGGACGTCTGCAACGGCGCCGCGGAGTGGGCACCACCGTGGCCCCGCCGCGCGTGGGCGTGGCCGTCGGATCCGAGCAGCACGTGTGGCCGGGCGCGGTCGGCGACGCCTGGCAGCCCACGGACTGCGCGACGGCGGTTCCGCCCGCCGCGGTGGCCGACGCCCTGCGGACCGGCCATGACGTCGCGGTGCACACCATCCGCCGCTCCCGGGGTACGCACGGCCAGCCCGTCGCCGCCGAGCTGCTCTACGTCCCGGCGGGCTCGGTGCCCGACCTCTCGGCGATAGACGCGCCGGTGGGGGCGGCACGCGCGCGTGCCGTGCTCCGCGAACTGCAGCGCCTCGAACTGGACGGCCAGGACCGCGCCGTCGAACTCGGCTCGGCCGGCGCGGACGACGCCAAGGAGCTGGACCGGCTGCCCGGAGCGCCCGTCCTCGTCGTCACGACCCGGTTCTACGCGCGAGGGCGCACCGCGGCGGTCTCCGTGGCCACGTACCGCGCCGACACCTGCCGGCTGACCTTCGGGGATTCCGGGGGCGTGGAGATCCACCACGACCCGGAGCGCCGGGCTTCCTGA
- a CDS encoding ROK family transcriptional regulator: protein MGRLTGGDPSLLRRINSAVVLHALRATDCATLTEVTRVTGLSRPTVEGVVEGLIEAGLVVEKAAEEGAARRQGRPARRFRFRAEAGHLLGLEIGPHRVAVLLADLDGRVLGALSKEVDEAAPADERLDRLRTAVAELLRRAGVARSSLRAVGVGSPGIVEADGTVRLGTALPEWTGLRLGERLSRSFKCPVLVENDANAAAVAEHWKGSATESDDVVFVLAGLSPGAGSLIGGRLHRGYGGAAGEIGALHLLGSEATPETLLSTTDEPLHPLDEQAVAEVFALAKGGDQRAGAAVERFIQRLVHDVAALALALDPELVVIGGWAAGLDGVLEPLRRELARYCLRPPKVTLSLLGEAAIATGALRLALDHVEEQLFAVEGTVTARR from the coding sequence TTGGGGCGGTTGACCGGCGGGGACCCTTCTCTGCTGCGAAGGATCAATTCCGCGGTGGTGCTGCACGCGCTGCGGGCCACTGACTGCGCGACCCTCACCGAGGTCACCCGGGTGACCGGGCTCTCGCGGCCGACGGTCGAGGGCGTCGTCGAAGGGCTGATCGAGGCCGGGCTCGTGGTCGAGAAGGCGGCCGAGGAGGGCGCCGCACGGCGTCAGGGCCGCCCGGCACGCCGGTTCAGGTTCCGGGCCGAGGCGGGACATCTGCTGGGTCTGGAGATCGGACCGCACCGGGTCGCCGTGCTCCTGGCCGATCTGGACGGGCGGGTACTGGGCGCGCTCTCCAAGGAGGTGGACGAGGCGGCGCCGGCGGACGAGCGACTCGACCGGCTGCGCACAGCGGTCGCCGAGTTGCTGCGCCGGGCCGGGGTCGCCCGCAGTTCCCTGCGCGCGGTGGGCGTCGGAAGCCCCGGGATCGTCGAGGCGGACGGCACCGTTCGGCTGGGCACGGCGCTGCCGGAGTGGACGGGGCTGCGGCTGGGCGAGCGGCTGAGCCGTTCCTTCAAGTGCCCGGTGCTGGTGGAGAACGACGCCAACGCGGCGGCGGTCGCCGAGCACTGGAAGGGCTCGGCCACCGAGTCGGACGACGTGGTGTTCGTGCTGGCCGGGCTGAGCCCCGGCGCGGGGTCGCTGATCGGCGGACGGCTGCACCGGGGATACGGGGGCGCCGCCGGGGAGATCGGGGCGCTGCATCTGCTGGGCAGCGAGGCGACTCCCGAGACGCTCCTGTCGACCACGGACGAGCCGTTGCACCCGCTCGACGAGCAGGCCGTCGCCGAGGTCTTCGCACTCGCCAAGGGCGGCGACCAGCGGGCCGGCGCGGCGGTCGAACGCTTCATCCAGCGGCTCGTGCACGACGTGGCGGCCCTGGCCCTCGCCCTCGATCCCGAACTCGTCGTGATCGGCGGCTGGGCGGCCGGCCTGGACGGCGTACTGGAGCCGCTGCGACGCGAGTTGGCCCGCTACTGTCTGCGTCCGCCCAAGGTGACGCTCTCCCTCCTGGGCGAGGCCGCCATCGCGACGGGTGCCCTGCGGCTGGCCCTCGACCATGTGGAGGAACAGCTGTTCGCGGTGGAGGGAACCGTGACGGCGCGCCGCTGA